The Snodgrassella alvi wkB2 genome window below encodes:
- a CDS encoding MurR/RpiR family transcriptional regulator has product MLAKISQKLPELSSAERRVAECVLAQTKWFVHAAVATIAKEARVSQPTVIRFCRTMGYSGLPEFKLNLSASIGHDGMPYVHEELNSTDSMQDVLNKVIASTAATVLGSRKSLNAADLETAVRLMAKARRIEFYGAGNSGIVAMDAQHKLFRFGLSTVAYTDSHVQLMAAAVLSPQDVLVVISHSGSSRDLLDAIKIARGNGAKVIALTRAGSPVAQACDCVISVVTPEDSEKYTPMISRLLQLMVVDMLTIGLALHLGENVSEMLAKTKAGVKLKFLQN; this is encoded by the coding sequence ATGTTAGCCAAAATCAGTCAGAAATTACCTGAATTATCTTCAGCGGAACGCCGGGTGGCTGAATGTGTACTGGCGCAGACCAAGTGGTTCGTACACGCAGCTGTAGCCACTATTGCCAAAGAGGCACGCGTCAGCCAGCCTACGGTTATCCGTTTTTGCCGTACCATGGGCTATAGCGGGTTACCTGAATTTAAACTCAATCTTTCCGCCAGTATCGGCCATGACGGTATGCCGTATGTTCATGAAGAGCTTAACAGCACCGATTCTATGCAGGATGTGCTGAATAAAGTTATAGCCAGTACCGCAGCCACGGTGCTTGGCAGCCGTAAATCCCTTAATGCGGCTGACTTGGAAACCGCAGTCAGGCTGATGGCCAAGGCTCGCCGTATAGAATTCTATGGGGCAGGCAATTCAGGTATTGTTGCAATGGATGCTCAGCACAAACTTTTCCGTTTTGGTTTGTCTACAGTTGCTTATACTGATAGTCACGTACAACTGATGGCTGCTGCCGTATTGTCACCACAAGATGTGCTGGTTGTTATTTCGCATTCAGGTTCTTCACGAGATTTACTTGATGCAATTAAAATTGCCAGGGGTAACGGTGCAAAAGTAATCGCTCTTACCCGTGCCGGATCACCCGTCGCACAAGCCTGTGACTGTGTCATTAGTGTTGTTACCCCTGAAGACAGCGAAAAATATACCCCGATGATTTCCCGTCTGCTGCAGCTGATGGTAGTTGATATGCTGACTATCGGCCTGGCCTTGCATCTGGGCGAAAATGTAAGCGAAATGCTGGCAAAAACCAAGGCAGGGGTTAAGCTGAAATTTTTACAAAATTAA
- a CDS encoding cytochrome C assembly family protein: protein MSLLLLVLILAYVVLSVLAWRFWQRHTDVPYPLRGEQLLLLLILLLHTFVVWQPMLQQHVLLVGFGQALNLITWLMVMLYWVGSFRYRLQGLQLALFPCSALVLLIALLLPGQAIAYPMHNTAFMIHVLSALLAYALFGITTLLAMLMLVRNHYLHRRKTVPQQSFLPPLLAIEKLMFQGLQAGFVLLTIAAVSGTVFSEAVFGEPARFNHKTVFGVLSWIIYLVILLRHHMQAWRGKKVAWWVIVSFVSLMLAYFGSKFVLEILF, encoded by the coding sequence ATGAGCTTATTGCTGCTGGTGCTTATTCTTGCTTATGTCGTGCTTTCTGTACTGGCATGGCGGTTCTGGCAACGTCATACTGATGTGCCTTATCCGTTGCGGGGTGAGCAGTTACTGTTACTGCTGATATTGCTGCTGCATACCTTTGTTGTATGGCAGCCAATGTTGCAGCAGCATGTACTGCTGGTGGGGTTCGGTCAGGCACTCAATCTGATTACCTGGTTAATGGTAATGCTGTATTGGGTGGGCAGTTTTCGCTATCGCCTGCAGGGATTACAGCTGGCGCTGTTTCCCTGTTCGGCACTCGTACTGTTGATTGCCTTACTGCTGCCCGGGCAGGCTATTGCTTACCCGATGCACAACACAGCATTCATGATACATGTTTTGTCGGCATTGCTGGCTTATGCCCTCTTTGGCATTACAACCCTGCTGGCTATGCTCATGCTGGTACGCAATCATTATCTGCACCGGCGTAAAACTGTTCCGCAGCAATCATTCCTGCCGCCTTTGCTGGCTATTGAAAAATTAATGTTTCAAGGCCTGCAGGCGGGTTTTGTGCTTCTGACTATAGCGGCTGTCAGCGGCACAGTATTTTCCGAAGCTGTATTTGGTGAGCCGGCACGTTTTAATCATAAAACGGTATTCGGCGTGCTGTCATGGATAATCTATCTGGTTATCCTGCTCAGACATCATATGCAGGCATGGCGCGGGAAAAAAGTGGCATGGTGGGTTATTGTGTCATTTGTCAGCCTGATGCTGGCTTATTTTGGCAGCAAGTTTGTGCTGGAAATTTTGTTTTAA
- a CDS encoding nucleoside hydrolase, giving the protein MKRIVIDCDPGNGVAGANVDDGLALALALAADSIKLELITIVAGNTPRDTGFQVAHQLMQELNQSIPVVKGAAQALLEPAAPWREQLDNNVRKQGLLSLWDNLPPLPPLNDHSAPHAAQAIGELVCKNPGEITVVAIGPLTNIAHTIQLYPDFARSVAEIVIMGGVFQLDSYLKDTNFAVDPEAAKIVIESGANITLAPLDVTTQTLLTHQDLDKLQSFANPLADFIVRTSRPWMDYSIQTRQLAGCWIHDVLCVAKLIDESIVTSSPYIVDVSTARDCTRASSRRWKEGALRLTVGMPPVSHQPVNVMEQVDNQRLLEIIFNALGQYRC; this is encoded by the coding sequence ATGAAGCGTATCGTAATTGACTGTGATCCCGGTAATGGTGTTGCAGGCGCGAATGTAGATGACGGGCTGGCACTGGCGCTGGCGCTGGCTGCAGATTCAATTAAACTGGAATTAATTACCATTGTGGCCGGTAATACACCACGGGATACCGGTTTTCAGGTAGCGCACCAATTAATGCAGGAATTGAATCAAAGCATCCCGGTAGTAAAAGGAGCTGCTCAGGCATTGCTTGAACCGGCTGCCCCATGGCGTGAACAACTGGATAATAATGTACGCAAACAGGGATTATTGTCTTTATGGGACAATCTGCCACCTCTGCCGCCATTAAATGATCACAGCGCGCCACATGCGGCTCAGGCAATTGGTGAACTGGTGTGTAAGAACCCCGGTGAAATTACCGTGGTGGCTATTGGTCCGTTAACCAATATTGCCCATACCATCCAGCTTTATCCTGATTTTGCCCGGTCTGTTGCCGAAATAGTCATCATGGGCGGTGTATTTCAGCTGGACAGCTATCTTAAGGACACCAACTTCGCTGTTGACCCGGAAGCAGCCAAAATTGTTATCGAAAGTGGAGCCAATATTACCCTTGCACCGCTGGACGTAACTACACAGACACTGCTCACCCATCAGGATCTGGATAAACTTCAGAGCTTTGCCAATCCGCTTGCAGATTTTATTGTCCGTACATCACGTCCGTGGATGGACTATTCTATTCAGACACGTCAGCTGGCCGGTTGCTGGATTCATGATGTATTGTGTGTCGCCAAGCTGATTGATGAAAGTATTGTTACCAGCTCACCTTATATTGTTGATGTATCCACTGCGCGTGACTGTACCCGTGCCAGCAGCCGCCGCTGGAAAGAGGGTGCACTCAGACTGACTGTCGGTATGCCCCCAGTCAGTCATCAGCCTGTTAATGTAATGGAGCAGGTAGATAATCAGCGTTTACTTGAAATTATATTTAATGCATTAGGTCAGTATCGCTGCTAG
- a CDS encoding MFS transporter: protein MSDLQSSVDSPKQSAAEQRLATPEGRREFIKATLSCWLGTTMEYVDFALYGLAAGLVFGDVFFPELTPAIALLSSFATYSVGFVARPIGAIFFGRLGDLKGRKFVLVTTIALMGISTTLIGLIPSYATIGIWAPLLLAVLRFMQGFGAGAELSGATVMLGEYAPPKHRGLIASIIGIGSNSGTLVASSVWLLVLMLDKEDVASWGWRIPFILSALIAIAATLIRRHVRETPVFEQEQNEVKQSRVQKTEISASQTTVAAEKTSFLARNKAFFVMLGLRIGENGPSYLAQGFVIGYVVKFLKVNQTVATSAVFVASLLGFFVIPFAGWLSDRFGRRIVYRWFCFLLMLYAVPAYMFLETRDPFIVASIIVIGMCLASLGIFGVQAAYGVELFGVRNRYSKMALAKELGGIMSGGIAPLVASALLAQYGTWWPIAIYFAAMAGIGFITTFYAPETRGRDLNAVEDAI, encoded by the coding sequence ATGAGTGACTTACAATCGTCAGTTGACAGCCCGAAACAGAGCGCAGCTGAACAGCGTTTAGCCACACCTGAAGGACGACGGGAATTTATTAAGGCAACACTTTCCTGCTGGCTCGGAACCACCATGGAGTATGTGGATTTTGCTTTATACGGTCTGGCCGCAGGGCTGGTATTTGGAGATGTGTTTTTTCCCGAATTAACGCCTGCAATTGCTCTTCTGTCCAGTTTTGCCACTTATTCAGTCGGCTTTGTTGCCCGCCCGATCGGTGCCATATTTTTTGGCCGTCTTGGCGACCTTAAAGGACGTAAATTTGTACTGGTAACCACTATTGCTCTGATGGGTATTTCCACTACGCTGATTGGTCTTATCCCTAGTTATGCCACTATCGGGATATGGGCACCACTTCTTTTAGCTGTACTGCGTTTTATGCAGGGCTTCGGGGCCGGAGCCGAACTTTCCGGTGCTACAGTTATGCTGGGAGAATATGCTCCACCTAAACACCGCGGTCTGATTGCTTCTATTATCGGTATCGGTTCTAACAGTGGTACACTGGTCGCTTCGTCTGTCTGGCTGCTGGTGTTAATGCTGGATAAAGAAGATGTAGCCAGCTGGGGATGGCGGATACCATTTATTCTCAGTGCACTGATAGCTATTGCCGCTACTCTTATTCGCCGCCATGTACGGGAAACTCCGGTATTCGAGCAGGAACAAAATGAAGTTAAACAATCCCGGGTGCAAAAAACTGAAATATCAGCTTCACAAACTACGGTGGCAGCTGAAAAAACTTCCTTTCTGGCACGTAATAAAGCATTTTTTGTTATGCTTGGCTTGCGTATCGGTGAAAACGGCCCATCTTACCTCGCACAGGGATTTGTTATCGGCTATGTGGTCAAATTTCTGAAAGTGAATCAAACTGTTGCTACTTCTGCGGTATTTGTTGCGTCTTTATTAGGCTTTTTTGTGATTCCGTTTGCCGGCTGGTTATCCGACCGGTTTGGCCGTCGTATTGTTTACCGCTGGTTCTGTTTTCTGCTGATGCTGTATGCTGTTCCGGCTTATATGTTTCTGGAAACACGGGATCCTTTTATTGTAGCCAGTATTATTGTTATTGGTATGTGTCTGGCATCACTGGGTATTTTCGGTGTACAGGCAGCCTATGGAGTAGAGCTGTTCGGGGTGCGTAACCGTTATTCCAAAATGGCTCTGGCTAAAGAGCTCGGAGGCATTATGTCTGGTGGTATTGCGCCATTAGTTGCCTCAGCATTGCTGGCTCAGTATGGTACATGGTGGCCGATTGCAATTTATTTTGCAGCAATGGCAGGCATTGGCTTTATAACTACATTCTATGCTCCGGAAACTCGCGGACGCGACCTGAATGCAGTAGAAGACGCTATTTAA